In the Nocardia asteroides genome, GGCGCGCGGTGACGGTCCCGGCGGGCGGCACGCTCGAGGTCGGTGCGGTGACCGGCCCGGGGCTGCGGGTCTACGTGCTGATCGCGGGCGGCCTCGACCTACCCGAATACCTCGGCAGCACCGCCACCTTCACGCTCGGCAAGTTCGGCGGCAGCACCGGCGGAATCCTCCGCGAGGGCGAGACGCTGCCGCTCGGCGAGCCGGTCGACGCGGCCACCGGCGCGGTGCCGATGGAGCACCAGCCCGCGCTCACCCGGCACTGGCAGCTGGCCGTCACCGAGGGCCCGCACGGCGCCCCCGAGTTCTTCACCCGCGCCGATATCGACACCCTCTACGCGACCCCCTACGAGGTACACTTCAACTCCGACCGCACCGGCGTCCGGCTGATCGGCCCGAAACCGGCCTGGGCCCGCCCGGACGGCGGCGAGGCCGGGCTGCACCCGTCCAATATCCACGACACCCCGTACTCCGTCGGCGCGCTGGACTTCACCGGCGACACCCCCATCCTGCTCGGCCCGGACGGGCCGAGCCTCGGCGGATTCGTCTGCCCGGTCACGGTGACCGCCGCCGACCGCTGGAAGCTCGGCCAGCTCGCCCCCGGCGACACCGTGCGCTTCGTCCCCGTGCGCGGCGCCACCACAGCGCCGCTCCACGAGTTGGGCCGGGAACGCCGTGCGGGCTTCCCGATCGTGCTCAGCCCCGGCGGCGACGGTGACGACGGGATACTGCGCCGCGGCCACGTCGACGCCGAGACCTCGGTGACCTACCGGCGCGCGGGCGACGACGGCGTCCTCGTCGAATACGGCGAGATGACCCTCGACCTCGCGCTCCGCGCCCGGGTACACGCCCTCCACGAGCACCTGAACACCGACCGCCCGCGCGGCATCACCGAACTCACCCCCGGCATCCGCTCGCTACAGATCCGCACCGACCCCGCGGTGCTCCCGGTGCCACGGCTGCTCGACCTGCTCGCCGAGGCGGAGACCGCCATCCCCGCCGCGAGCGACCTGATCGTTCCCAGCCGGACCGTGCACCTCCCGCTCTCCTGGGACGACCCCGCCACCCGCGAGGCCATCACCCGCTACATGCACGGCGTCCGCGCCGACGCGCCCTGGTGCCCGTGGAACATCGAGTTCATCCGCCGCGTGAACGGACTGGACTCGGTGCAGGAGGTCTACGACACCGTCTTCGACGCCGAGTACCTGGTACTCGGGCTCGGCGACGTCTACCTCGGCGCCCCCGTCGCCACCCCCACCGACCCCAGGCACCGCCTGGTCACCACCAAGTACAACCCCGCCCGCACCTGGACCCCGGAGAACGCCGTCGGCATCGGCGGCGCCTACATGTGCATCTACGGCATGGAAGGGCCGGGTGGGTACCAGTTCGTCGGCCGCACCACCCAGGTGTGGAACCACCGCGCCACCGGTGCGGACGACCCCTGGATGCTGCGCTTCTTCGACCGGATCCGCTGGTACCCGGTCGAAGCGGACGAACTGCTCGACTTGCGCGCCGACTTCACGGGGGAGGTGCGCACCGAGGACGGTTCCTTCTCGCTCGCGGAGTACCGAGGGTTCCTGGATGCCGAGGCGGATTCCATCGCGGAGTTCCGGGGTCGGCAGGCAGAAGCATTCGGCGCCGAGCGGGAGTCGTGGCGGCGGGCGGGTGAGCTGTAGGGCTTCACGGAAGGTACAGCCTCTCGTTCGGCAGGCGCCGAAGCCGGGCATCCGAGTCGTCGGGCGATGTCGATGCTTCGACATCGCTTCGCTCGGCGACCTCGGCGGCGAAAGCGGTCGCGGCTGTGACGCAGGCCCGGTAGTCGAATCGAACGCTGCCGCGCTCGGTATGGATCGTCACCGAGACCAGCACATCCGGCTCCTGCGGTGCCGGTGAAGGTAGGTCACTCACCGAGACGGATTCCTCCATGAAACAGCGGAACAGGTGGCGGTACCCGGCACCGGGGGCGTTTCGCCACCGGCCTGCCACTCTGGCGGGCTGGTGCGCCGGGCGGGCATTCCGGGCGTCAGCCCGGTACCGGGTACCGGCTGCAACGGTTGCGGACGTGGCCACAAATCCCAACGCCCGAGAGGGATAGCCTCATTGGGGCTTGACCGCCGGTTCTCCAGCCGAAGTTCGATCACCCCTGCTGAGGTGGCCTAAGCTGGCGAATGCGCGAAACCGCTCGATCACGCAGCGGCCGCAGCAGGGGGTTCGGTGCCGACCGGCAACAGGAAAGAGCTTGCGTCGTGACGGGGATTGCGAGCTGCACCATATGTGGGGAAAAGAGGCCGGTAGTGACCCGCGGCCCGCTGTGTTCGTCGTGTATGCGGTCGGTCGGGTTGAATGAGCCCATTCCGCCGGAGTTCTTCGAACGGGCGAATATCCGGAAGGCTCTGGAAATCTACGACTTCGGCTCTGTCTTCACAGCGGTTCGTGACCGCACGGGGTTGAGCCAGACCCAGCTCGGCATGCTCCTGGAGCTGAGCCAGTCGCGGATATCGGCCGTCGAGCGAGGCGAACGCCGCATAGGGCATGTGCGAGTTGTGGCGCGGGTGGCTTCCCGCCTGGGTATCCCGCCACAGCTCCTTGGCTTTCCCCGCCACGCGGGAGCCGGCCTGACGACCAGGGAGGTGAACTGGGTGGACCGACGCGATTTCCTCCTCTTGGTCACCGCCGCCACACTCGGCTCCAACCTGCATCCTGAACTGACTCGGCTGGGCAACCTGCTACCGAGCCATTCGAGCCCCATTGTCCGAACCCGTCTCGGCCCAGCCGATATCGAAGCGATCGAGGCGATCAGCAGCGGATTTCGGCGCTGGGACATGGCGAACGGCGGCGGTCTGTGCCAAACCGCCGCTTTGGCGCAGGTACACCGGATTCGGGCGCTCGAGAACGCGGCGCGCAGTGAGAATCTGCGCACGCGATATTGGATCGCCGCGGCCGAACTCGCGGCGACCGCCGCCTGGCTCGCCTATGACGTCGAAGATCACGGAACGGCTCGCAAACTCTGGGCATACGCACTCGATGCCACTCGCAAGGGGGCGGAGCATCCGCGCAGCACCGATCTGGCGGTAACCATCCTGCTGGACATGGCCCACCAGTCGCTGCACCTGTGGCGGTCCGAAATGCGAGAAAATCGGCGACAGGAGGCGCTGGCCTTCGCCCAGCTCGCATCGGCGACCTCCAGTAATCGGAAGTATCCCGTCAGTACGATGACCGCCGGCTACATCTCGGCCGTCACGGCGTGGTGCTGGGCTGCGCTGGGACAGGGCGAACCGATGCGGCGCGCGATCGGAACCGCACAGGATCACTACGGAGCCGCGAACGCCGACAACACCCCGCCCTGGGCGTCGTCGGTCACCGCCGCTGAACTCACCGCACAGCAGGGACACGCCTACTACCTGCTGTCACTGACAGATGCGGCAGTCGCACCGATCGCAGTCGAGCAACTTGCCGAGGCGATCGACGGCCACGTCATAGAGCACGCGCGAAGCCGAGCCATCGCACTGCCGACCTTGGCGGGCGCTCATCTCCAGGCGGGCAACTACGATACCGCCGCGAAGACCACCACCGACGCGATCAACGCGGTCACTTCGACGTCCTCTGCCCGCTGCTACACGCGGCTACGCGATCTCGACCGTGTCGCGGCCCGGCACGACCGCGAGCCGATCGTCGCCGAACTGCGCGAAGAAATCCGGGTAGCCGCTCCGGCCACAATATGAGCGTCGATGCCGGACTCCCCGGAGCCGATGCGCTGACAGCGCTCTGCACGGCGTTCGGTGTTTCCGATGAGGAGGCTCAACTACTCCACCATCGGTCGAACGCCGTGTACCTGCTGCCCGCCGCGCACGGCGGGCCGGTGATCGCCCGGCTCGCACCCGACACCGAATTGCGCAGGGCGCGCGCCGGTGCCGGAATCGCGGTTACCCGATGGTTGAACCAGCGGGGTAGTGATGCGATAGCGCTACGCCCGCTCTCCGGTGCGCAGCCGGTTTTCGGGAACGGGGCCGTCGCCACCTTCTGGCCATATCGCCCATCGCCGACAGCAGCTACGTTGAGTGACGTCGCGATCCTGCTGCGCCGACTCCACGACCAGCCGATCCCGCCATTTCCGCTGCCGCGATACCGCCCGCTGCACCGGCTCCGCGAGGCGCTCGCGCTCGACGCCTCCCGTCGGCGTCCAGCTCTCGGCCACGATGACCACATGTGGCTCACCGATCGCGCCGGAGAACTGGTCGCTGCTTACGCCGCTGCCAGATTTCCCCTGGGAGATGGCTTGGTCCATGCCGATGCCCACACGGAGAATGTCGTCTCGACCGAGCACGGCTTCGTACTGATCGACTGGGACGGCTGCTGCATCGGCCCCAGAGAGCTGGATCTGATCAGCGCTCTGCCGGATCACTTCCACGCACCGGAAGACGACCGACACCGGTTTCTCGACGTCTACGGCTATGACCTGCTGGCCTGGCCCCAGTGGCCGCTTCTTCGAGACATTGCCGAAATGCACTCATTGGGAGCGTATATCCGCCTCGCACCGGACAAGCCGCGAGCGGCCGAGCAGCTTGCGGTACGGCTCGCATCCCTTCGCACCGGCGACCGGCGAATCCGTTGGTCCGCGATCTCCTGAAGCGTCAGGTGTGCGCGAAACCGGCGGTGTCGTGCTGCGGCCGCTCCTGGGCGCGCAGCCGCGGCATGACCTCCTCGAGAGCACCGAGCAGCAACCCCGCGAGGTCGTGGGTGAAACCGTTGCGCACGACGATGCGCAGCGCCGCGAGATCTTCGCGGTCGGCCGGGAAGGTGTAGGCGGGGACCAGCCAGCCGTGTTCGCGCAGCGCCGCGGAGACGTCGAAGACCGAGTAGCCGGTCTCGCCGTCGGCCAGGGTGAAGGCGAAGACCGGGAGTTCGCTGCCGTCGGTGAGCAGGCGGAACGGGCCGAGCGCGGCGATCCGCTCGGCCAGCCCGGTGGCGACCTCGCGGCAGTACCGCTGGATGCGGGTGTAGCCGCCGCGGCCGAGCCGCAGGAAGGTGTAGTACTGGGCCACCACCTGGGCGCCGGGGCGGGAGAAGTTGAGCGCGAAGGTCGGCATCTCGCCGCCGAGGTAGTTGACCCGGAAGATGAGGTCGTCCGGGAGCGCGGGGGTGTCGCGCCAGAGCACCCAGCCGACGCCCGGGTAGACCAGGCCGTACTTGTGGCCGGAGGTATTGATCGAGGCGACGCGCGGGAGGCGGAAGTCCCACGCCAGGTCCGGGTCGCAGAACGGGGCGATCATCGCGCCGGAGGCGCCGTCCACGTGTACCGGGATGTCCCAGCCCTTGTCCTGCTCCAGCTGGTCGAGCGCGGCGCAGACCTCGGCGACCGGCTCGTAGCTGCCGTCGAAGGTGGAGCCGAGGATGGCGACGACGCCGATGGTGTTCTCGTCGCAGTACGGGAGCGCGGCCTCGGCGGTGAGGTGGAAGCGGTCGCCTTCCATCGGCACCAGGCGGGGCTCGACATCCCAGTAGTTGGCGAACTTGTCCCAGCAGACCTGGACATTGCCGCCCATCACCAGGTTCGGCCGGTCGGTCGAGAGCCCGGCCGCCCGCCGCGCCTGCTGCCAGCGGCGCTTCAAGGCCAGCCCGGCGAGCATGCACGCTTCGCTCGACCCGGTCGTGGAGCAGCCGGGCGCCGTCGCCGGGTCCGGGGCATTCCACAGGTCGGCGAGCATGTGCACGCAGCGCTGCTCCAGCTCCGCGGTGCGCGGGTACTCGTCCTTGTCGATCATGTTCTTGTCGAAGCACTCGCGCATGAGCTGCTCCGCGGCCGGCTCCATCCAGGTGGTCACGAAGGTCGCCAGGTTGAGCCGGGCATTGCCGTCCAGCATGAGCTCGTCGTGCACCACCTGGTACGCGACCTCGCAGTCCAGCTCCCCCTCCGGCATCCGATCCCGCGGCACGGTGATCGGTTCCCTCGTGAACACCGGGTTGATCGCCACCTCCGCCGGGCGGTGCGGGTGCGGGTCGGACGGGTGCGACAGCGGCATAGCGGCTCCTGCCTCTCGGCCGGGCGATCCGGTGGGCCCAGCGTATCGGCAGGTCGGCGGCGTCCTCCGCATCCGCGCTACCCGGCGTGCCGGTCCAGGTACTCGGCGACCGCTTTGCGAATGACCTCGCTCTGCGAAACGGCTTCGCGTTCCGCGCGGGCGGCGAGGCGTTCCCGGAGGGCCGTCGGCAGGCGGACCGACTGGCCCGGTGTCTTCCCCGGCCTTACGCCTGACGGCCTGCCCTTGCGCAGGACCGTGAGGTCGACTTCCACCGGGCCGAGTACCTCCGTGTCACGGACAGGGTTCGCGGCGTAGTCGTCGGCCATGCGTTCGTAGTCGTCGGCGCTCAACCGCCGATCCGGGGCATCATCCTTGCTCATGCGCGGCCCCTCCTCTCCTTGCGTTGCGGGGCGAAATCGCGGTCCGCTTCCGCGAGCAGGGCGCCGAGGCGCGTCTGCTCGACCAGTTCTCGTCGCAGCATCATCGCGTGGAAGACGATCCACTCTCCAGGATCCGCCAGGTCCGCGATGACCTCTATCAAGGGCTCGTCCTCATCGAACTTGCCGATGAACAGGTGCGGCACCGCGCCGGGCAGACGCGGAGTCAACCTCGTACGCAGTACCGGATAGAAAACAACGGCGCGAATCTCCTCCCCTGTGATGCCGTGACGGGTGGCGCTCGCAAGAACGGTGAGTCGCACGCGATAAGTGTATTACATTTCTGGTACGCATCACCGCCAGAGCGGTCAGCGGACTTTCCGCTCCAGCTCGTCCAGGCTCCACGGTGGCTCGCCGTTGTGGTCGCGGTAGGCGACGAGGCTGGGGGTCGGGCGGTCGAAGCGGCCGACGAAATTGCCTGCGGCGATGAAGATCTGGCCGGTGATGTCCTTGGCTCGGTCGGTCGCGAGGTAGAGGTAGAGCTGGGCTGCGTACTCGGGGGGTGGGGCGTCGAGGGCGCCCCGGGTGGAGAGCTCGTCGAGCATTCCGCGCTGGTTGAGGTCGTGGATTTTGGCTTCGTAGAAATCGCCGGTGGAGAGGCGGGTGCGGGCGCCGGGGCACACCACATTCGCGCGGATGCCGTGCTCGCGGAGTTCGGCGGCGATGGCGAGGGTCAGGCTGGTCACCGCGCCTTTTCCGGCCGCGTAGCCGGTGCCGCCGTAGTCGCCGAGGTAGGCGAAGGAGCTGGTGTTGACGATGGTGCCGCGGCCCTGCTCGACCATCAGCGGGGCGGCGGCGCGGCAGGTGGTGAAGACGGTTTCCAGGTGGGAGTCGAGGAGGGTGCGCCACTCCTCGGGGCGCACGGTGAGGATCGATGACCCGTCCGGCTCCGCGATGCCCGCGCAGTTGACCAGCACGTCGACGGCACCGAACTTGGCGGCGCAGGTGCCGATCAGCTGATCCGCCACGGCGGGGTCGGCGGCCGAGCCGGGGACGCCGAGAACGCCGAGCTCGGCCGAAACGCGGGCAACTACAGCGGGGTCGCGGCCATTCACCACCACCCCGGCCCCCTCCGCGGCCAGCGCGGCGGCGACGGCGCGGCCGATCCCGCTGGTACCGCCGACGACTACGGCACCGCGGCCGGTCAACTCAGCCATGTATCTCCTCAGAATTCAGACGCCGGGCATACCGGCGAAGAGCAGGCGGAATACCGACGGCAGGTTGGGGATGACCTGCGTGGATGGCACGAAAGGCGGGCCCTCGTTGGTGTCGGTGACGATGTAGTCGGCGTGGCTGTTCGGCACCCGGTCCAGCACGCCGCTGCAGTTGGGGCCGCCGGTGGCGTTCACCTTCGGCAGGTCCTGCGGGTACTTGTAGGCGGGGGCGCCGTACATGAAGCTGGCGAAGAACGAGGCGCCCGGCTTGTTGCCGCCGAAGAGCGACTCGGCCAGCGGCATAGCGTTGTTGATCCCGACCACCAGGCAGTACAGCACCGGCTTGTACTCGAGGAGCAGTTCGGCGGTGGGGCGGAGCAGGGCGAGCGACTCGGTCAGCGCCTGCTCGTTCTCGCCGAGCACCGCGGTGCCGGTGTCGGACAACCCGATCAGCCCGAGCAGCATGGCGTCGACGTCCTGCGAGCGCTCCGCGATGGTGCCCGCGGTGACGGTGGTGTTGTCGACGGTGCGCAGCAGGTCGGGCGCGGTATCGGCGTAGAGATCGGTCACCTGGGCGGTGGCGGCGAGGTCGCGCTCCAGCGCGGGCAGGCTGGGGTTCAGCTCGGCGAGGTAGGCGTCGGAGCGGCTGAGCAGGTCGCCGAGTTTGGCGCCGCGCCCGTCCAGCGCCTGGCCGATGGCGCTCAGGGTGGCATTGAGCTTGGCCGGTTCGACGGCGGCGAGCAGCCTGCTCAGCCGCTGGAAGAGGGTGTCGAACTCCACCGTCACGGCGGCGGCGCGCAGCAGGGTGCCCGGGCGCATGGCGGTCGGCGCGGGGTCGGAGGGGATGACGAAGTTCACGTACTTGGCGCCGAACACGGTGGTCGAGCGGATGTCGACGGTGGCATTGCTCGGCACCAGCTGCAGCCGCTCCGGATCCACCCGCAGCTCCAGCCGCGCGGTGTCGCCGCTCGACTCGACCGAGGCCACCGAGCCGATCTCCACCCCGCGCACCCGGACCTTGGCGTCCGGATCGAGCACCAGCCCGCTGCGCGGCGCCTCGACGGTGAGCGCGACGGTGTCGGTGAACCGCCCGGCGAACAGCGCCAGCGAGACCCCGGCCACGGCTAGTAGGAGGGCGACCATCGCCAGCGCCGCCACCTTGTAGCGGATGAGCGACCAGAACACAGCAGCCTGCGTTTTTGCCGACGCTTCATTGCGTTTCTGCACGGTTCACCTCTCGCCGGACGAGCGCTTTCTTCCTTGCTTGGCCAGGTCGGTCGTAGTACTGTCCAGACAGGTGTCCATCATATGTCTGGACAGCAACCTGGGGAAGGATTTCCGATGAGTCCGGTGAAACCGCGACGGGTCTCCGGTGGCGAGCACGAGCACGGCCATCTCGAGGAGTTCCGCACCGACCCGATCGCCCTGATGAAGCGCATCCGCTCCGAGTGCGGCGACGTCGGCTCGTTCCGGCTGGCGGACAAGAAGGTGCTGCTGCTCACCGGCGCGGAGGCCAACGAGTTCTTCTTCCGCGCCGCCGACGAGGACCTGGACCAGGCCGCGGCCTACCCGTTCATGAAGCCGATCTTCGGCGAGGGCGTGGTCTTCGACGCCAGCCCGGAGCGGCGCAAGGAGATGCTGCACAACTCCGCGCTGCGCGCCGACCAGATGCGCGGCCACGCCGCGACCATCGAGCGCGAGGTCGAGCGGATGCTGGCGAGCTGGGGCGACGAGGGCGAGATCGACCTGCTCGAGTTCTTCGCCGAGCTGACCATCTACACCTCGTCGGCCTGTCTGATCGGCACCAAGTTCCGCGAGGAGCTGGATATCCGGTTCGCCAAGCTCTACCACGAGCTGGAGCGCGGCACCGACGCGCTGGCCTACGTCGACCCGTACCTGCCGATCGAGAGCTTCCGCATCCGCGACGAGTCGCGCGCCGCGCTGGTCGACCTGGTGCAGGGGATCATGGATCAGCGGCGGGCGAACCCGGCGGCGGGCAAGGAGGACCGGGACCTGCTCGACGTGCTGATCTCGGTCCCGGATGACGACGGCACCCCGCGCTTCGACGCCGGCGTGATCACCGGCATCTTCATCTCGATGATGTTCGCCGGGCACCACACCACCTCGGGGACAGCGGCCTGGTCGGTGATCGAGCTGCTCCGGCACCCGGAGGTGCTCTCCGGCGTGGTGAAGGAGCTGGACGAGCTGTATGCCGACGGGTCGGCGGTGAGCTTCAACGCGCTGCGCCAGATCCCGAACCTGGAGGCGGTGCTCAAGGAGACGCTGCGGCTGCACCCGCCGCTGATCATCCTGATGCGGGTCGCGCGCGACGCCTTCGAGGTCTGCGGCACCGAGATCACCGCGGGCGACCTGGTGGCGGCCTCCCCGGCCATCTCGAACCGGCTGCCGGAGGACTTCCCGAACCCGGACTCCTTCGACCCCGGCCGCTACATCGACCCGAACCAGGAGGACCTGGTCAATCGCTGGACCTGGATCCCGTTCGGCGCGGGCAGGCACCGCTGCGTGGGAGCGGCGTTCGCGCTCATGCAGCTCAAGGCGATCTTCTCGGTACTGCTGCGGGACTGGGAGTTCGAGATGACGCAGCCCTCGGAGAGCTACCGCAACGACCACAGCAAGATGGTGGTGCAGCTGGCCCAGCCGTGCCGGGTGCGCTACCGGCGCAGGCAGCGCTGAGAACAGGCGGGGCCCGCCGCGCGCGTGACGCGTGGCGGGCCCCGTCTCGTTCCGGTTCGAGTTCACTCGAAGGCGACCTGCCAGCTCTTGATGCCGTTGATCCAGCCGTTGCGCAGCCGCACCGGCTCGCTCACCTCGCGCACGTGCGGCATGACGTCCGCGATCGCATTGAACATCAGATCGATCTCCAGCCGGGCCAGATTGGCGCCGACGCAATAGTGCGTTCCGGTGCCGCCGAAGCCGACGTGCGGATTGGGGTCGCGGCCCACGTCGAAGGTGAACGGCTCGTCGAAGCCGTCCTCGTCGAAGTTGGCCGAGCCGTAGAAGAGCCCGATCCGCTCCCCCTCCTTGATCTGCTGGCCGCCGAGCTCCAGGTCCTGGGTGGCGGTGCGCTGGAAGACGGTGACCGGGGTGGCCCAGCGGACGATCTCGTCCGGCGCGGTCTTGGGCCGCTCGGCCTTGTACCGCTCCCACTGCTCCGGGTGGTCGACGAAAGCCTTCATGCCGTGCGTGATGGCGTTGCGGGTGGTCTCGTTGCCCGCGACGGCGAGCAGGATGACGAAGAAGCCGAATTCGTCCGAGGCCAGCCCCTCGCCGTCGATATCGGCCTGAATCAGCTCGGAGACGATGTCCTGCGCCGGGCTGGCGCGGCGCTGCTCGGCCATGTTCCAGGCGTAGCCGAGGATCTCGGCGGAGGCGACGGTCGGGTCGCCGTACTCCGGGTCGTCGTAGTTGAGCATGGCGTTGGACCAGTCGAAGACCTTCCTGCGGTCCTCCTGCGGCACGCCGAGCAGCTCGGCGATGGCCTGTAGCGGCAGCTCCACCGCGACCTGCTCGACGAAGTCGCCGCCGCCGCTCTTCTTGGCGGCGTGCACGATCCGATCGGCGCGCTCGGCCAGCGCCGCGCGCAGGCTCTCCACCGCGCGCGGGGTGAAGCCCTTGGAGATGATCCGGCGGATCTTGGAGTGCTTGGGCGGGTCCATGTTCACCAGCAGCGCGCTGGTCAGCTCCATCTGGTCGATGGTGATGTCGCCGGGGAGCCGGATGATCGAGCCCTTGCGCTGCGAGGAGTACAGCTCGGGGTGGCGCGAGATCTCCTTGATGTCGGCCAGCTTGCTGACCACCCAGTAGCCGCCGTCGAAGAAGCCGCCCGAGTTCTCGTCGGCCTGCGGGTTCCACCACACCGGCGCGGTGCGCCGCAGCATCGCGAACTCCTCGACCGGGCGGCGGCTCTCCCACAGCGCGGGATCGGTGAAGTCGAAGCCGGTGGGCAACGAGGGTGCGGACATCTCTACCTCCTGGGGATACGTGGAGCTCACCGGGCCGGGGATCGGTCGCTCCGGTGGGCGCGATGCAAATGTGGGGCGGCGCGGCCCGCCGTGAGCGGCAGGTCGAGGTACGTGCGCACGCCGGGGTCGGCGGCGACGACGTACGGGATGCTGTTCACGCAGTGCGCGGCGGTCGCGACGATGCCGGGGTGCCGTTCGACCGGGGCACCGGCGCCGTGCGAGTGCATGCCCGCGATCGTGGTGAAGGAGCCGGGGTCGCCTGCGATCTCGATCTCGTAGCGCTCGCCCGCGGCGCCGAACTCCCACGGCGGGTCGAGTGCGGCCTCGCCCATGAACCAGTTCACCGCGGCGGTGATCACCGGCTCGTCGGCGACGGTGCCCTGCCAGCGCAGGCGTTGCGCGGCGACCTGTCCGGGCTCGAGCACCCCGATCGGGGACTCGATGGGCGCGGTCGCCACCGCGGCCTCGTGCGTGACCCGCAGCTCGGGGTCGAGGTCGAAGCCGAGCGCGTCGGCGATCAGCCGGACCGACTGGCGGTAGCCGGAGCCCAGCGCGTCGGCGGTGCCGGACGCGATCGCCTCCTCCGGCGTGCCGCCGAACTTCATCCAGTACCTGACCACGTCGGGGGCGGCGTAGGTGCGGATGTCGGAGAACTCCTCCGCGCGCACCGAGGTCACCGAGCCGGAGAGCGCGGTGAGCGCGAGCGGGATCTTCTCGGTGATGCCGCCGGGGTGGATGCCGGTGCCGTGCAGGGTGACGCCGTGCTCTCGGCAGAGCGCGTCGTAGCGGTCGCGCTGCTTCGCGTCGGGGTAGAACCAGCCGAGCGGGGTGACCACGTTCTTGCCCGCGGCGAGGATGCCGCGC is a window encoding:
- a CDS encoding cytochrome P450; protein product: MSAPSLPTGFDFTDPALWESRRPVEEFAMLRRTAPVWWNPQADENSGGFFDGGYWVVSKLADIKEISRHPELYSSQRKGSIIRLPGDITIDQMELTSALLVNMDPPKHSKIRRIISKGFTPRAVESLRAALAERADRIVHAAKKSGGGDFVEQVAVELPLQAIAELLGVPQEDRRKVFDWSNAMLNYDDPEYGDPTVASAEILGYAWNMAEQRRASPAQDIVSELIQADIDGEGLASDEFGFFVILLAVAGNETTRNAITHGMKAFVDHPEQWERYKAERPKTAPDEIVRWATPVTVFQRTATQDLELGGQQIKEGERIGLFYGSANFDEDGFDEPFTFDVGRDPNPHVGFGGTGTHYCVGANLARLEIDLMFNAIADVMPHVREVSEPVRLRNGWINGIKSWQVAFE
- a CDS encoding dihydrodipicolinate reductase — its product is MIRVIQWATGGVGRAAIETILDHPDLELAGAWVHSAEKDGTDLGTLVGRDPIGVTATTDAEALLATDADCVLYSPLMADGKTLRGILAAGKNVVTPLGWFYPDAKQRDRYDALCREHGVTLHGTGIHPGGITEKIPLALTALSGSVTSVRAEEFSDIRTYAAPDVVRYWMKFGGTPEEAIASGTADALGSGYRQSVRLIADALGFDLDPELRVTHEAAVATAPIESPIGVLEPGQVAAQRLRWQGTVADEPVITAAVNWFMGEAALDPPWEFGAAGERYEIEIAGDPGSFTTIAGMHSHGAGAPVERHPGIVATAAHCVNSIPYVVAADPGVRTYLDLPLTAGRAAPHLHRAHRSDRSPAR